One segment of Thermococcus sp. AM4 DNA contains the following:
- a CDS encoding DNA mismatch repair protein: MKLKLNPEAKAVLRAIKEEIKRRTLLPESSALLERFEPTSDPEEIRRRQEYFRGMLPLIREDIGEHIARVKPIRFKRDYLHDRILVVDENELERAEELGLCGVTTEPVEPGEYPIVLSTVGYGIDVELSPAQIAPELYVLPLWENRETLRALSRIGEILGRKSVAGEILRELRPLGEVMERRKVLEALEEIVAEKERELNEKISERLERFSLTLTGKELVAFLSELRAGNYEAIFRHFGGIEGEILDLINEAERELSERLGVAVELFSRDEMYPVRAVPERVEALYRELDGELKVELYMRGREILERIAPLLPELKRELESVRELDFLRAVKDFAGDFSFPELWKGGIAFVNGRHLFIENPQPVSYVIGAKPADFSVPGSERIAGERIVILTGANSGGKTSLLELITQIEVLFHMGFPVPAERAWLEPLDEVFFFRRKRSAYGAGAFETALRSFVRALRGGGKKLILIDEFEAITEPGAAVKIIGELLRIAHERGFYVVIVSHLGEDLKKELPFARVDGIEAKGLDESLNLIVDRQPRFGRIGRSTPELIVERLARKRKGAEREIFERILRAFRP, from the coding sequence ATGAAGCTGAAACTCAACCCGGAGGCTAAAGCCGTACTGCGGGCGATAAAGGAGGAGATAAAGAGGAGAACGCTCCTCCCGGAGAGTTCGGCCCTTCTTGAAAGATTCGAGCCCACCTCCGATCCGGAGGAGATACGGAGGAGGCAGGAGTATTTTCGGGGGATGCTCCCGCTGATCCGCGAGGACATTGGGGAGCACATAGCGCGCGTAAAGCCGATCCGCTTTAAGAGGGACTACCTCCACGACAGGATTCTGGTGGTTGATGAAAATGAACTCGAGAGAGCGGAAGAGCTCGGCCTGTGCGGGGTCACCACCGAGCCGGTTGAGCCCGGGGAGTACCCCATCGTCCTCAGCACCGTTGGTTACGGCATCGACGTTGAGTTAAGTCCCGCGCAGATAGCACCGGAACTCTACGTCCTGCCCCTCTGGGAGAACAGGGAAACCCTGAGGGCTCTATCGAGAATAGGGGAGATCCTGGGGAGAAAAAGCGTTGCAGGCGAAATCCTGCGCGAGCTCAGGCCTCTCGGAGAGGTGATGGAGAGGAGGAAGGTCCTTGAGGCCCTCGAAGAGATCGTGGCGGAGAAGGAAAGGGAGCTGAACGAGAAGATCTCCGAGAGGCTGGAGCGCTTCAGTCTGACCCTGACGGGTAAGGAGCTCGTGGCGTTTCTGAGCGAGCTGAGGGCCGGTAATTACGAGGCAATATTCAGGCACTTCGGGGGGATCGAGGGCGAGATCCTCGACCTCATCAACGAGGCTGAGAGGGAGCTGAGCGAGAGGCTTGGAGTTGCGGTGGAACTCTTCTCCCGGGACGAGATGTACCCCGTTCGTGCGGTTCCCGAGCGCGTTGAGGCCCTCTACCGCGAACTCGACGGAGAGCTCAAGGTTGAGCTCTACATGAGGGGCAGGGAGATCCTGGAGAGAATAGCCCCTCTCCTTCCCGAGCTCAAGAGGGAACTCGAATCCGTCAGGGAGCTCGACTTTCTGAGGGCCGTCAAGGATTTCGCGGGGGACTTTTCGTTTCCCGAGCTCTGGAAGGGCGGCATCGCCTTCGTAAACGGGAGGCACCTTTTCATCGAGAACCCTCAGCCCGTCAGCTACGTTATCGGCGCCAAACCGGCGGACTTCAGCGTTCCCGGTTCAGAGAGGATAGCCGGCGAGAGAATAGTCATCCTCACGGGCGCCAACAGCGGCGGAAAGACGAGCCTGCTCGAGCTGATAACCCAGATCGAGGTGCTCTTCCACATGGGCTTTCCGGTTCCAGCTGAAAGGGCGTGGCTCGAACCCCTCGACGAGGTTTTCTTCTTCAGAAGGAAGAGGAGCGCCTATGGGGCCGGAGCCTTCGAGACCGCGCTCAGGTCATTCGTTCGGGCGCTCAGGGGAGGCGGAAAAAAGCTCATACTCATCGACGAGTTCGAGGCCATAACAGAGCCGGGCGCGGCTGTTAAGATAATAGGCGAACTCCTGCGGATAGCCCATGAGAGGGGCTTTTACGTGGTTATAGTGTCCCATCTCGGCGAGGATCTGAAAAAAGAGCTCCCCTTCGCTCGGGTGGACGGAATAGAGGCCAAAGGGCTCGACGAAAGCCTGAACCTGATAGTTGACAGGCAGCCGCGCTTCGGGAGGATAGGGAGGAGCACTCCGGAGCTCATAGTGGAAAGGTTAGCCCGGAAGAGAAAGGGGGCCGAGAGGGAGATATTCGAGAGGATTCTGCGGGCCTTCAGACCTTGA
- a CDS encoding MATE family efflux transporter, whose product MEENLRRKLWSLAWPAILGNISQTLLNLVDTLMVGHVSAIAVGAVGLGGQISWFMFPIMMSVSVGTLALVARFVGARDFEKAELVLEQSLYLAFLLGIPVFLFGWFLGDDVLRIMGAKGETFSIAYSYLKVLFLFYPIRFVGFTFFSALRGAGDTKTPMKLGIVMNVINAVLDYLLIYGKLGFPRLGPVGAAWASGIGITVSFLIGFYLLLTGRLVLHLRPSWRLDLPLIERIVRIGIPALVERGLFSFYNFLYMTIVTRFGSIALSAHQIGLRIESIAYMPAFGFNVASSALVGQSLGAKRPDLAEKTVKEALKMITAFMSVMAVVLILFPRYLVMPFLNPNDPHYGEVLRLASIYLIIVGISEIPLGWVFVLSGALRGAGDTKSPMYVTAVSKLFFRILPAYLLGFGFEIPAFRVLGFTFPGFTFEGLGVIAAWIAMSLETFTSAAMYWWIFRRGRWKYVKV is encoded by the coding sequence ATGGAAGAGAACCTCCGGAGGAAGCTGTGGTCCCTGGCGTGGCCTGCAATACTCGGGAACATCTCCCAGACCCTGCTCAACCTAGTCGATACTTTAATGGTCGGCCACGTCAGCGCAATAGCGGTCGGTGCGGTCGGCCTCGGGGGGCAGATAAGCTGGTTCATGTTCCCGATAATGATGTCTGTTTCCGTTGGAACCCTCGCCCTCGTCGCAAGGTTCGTGGGCGCGAGGGACTTTGAAAAGGCCGAGCTCGTTCTGGAGCAGAGCCTCTACCTTGCGTTCCTCCTCGGCATCCCCGTGTTTCTCTTCGGCTGGTTTCTCGGCGATGACGTGCTGAGGATAATGGGCGCAAAGGGGGAAACCTTCAGCATAGCCTACTCCTACCTCAAGGTTCTCTTCCTGTTCTACCCCATAAGGTTCGTGGGGTTCACGTTCTTCTCCGCCCTCAGGGGAGCGGGGGACACAAAAACCCCGATGAAACTCGGCATCGTGATGAACGTCATAAACGCGGTCCTCGACTACCTGCTGATCTACGGCAAGCTCGGCTTTCCGAGGCTCGGCCCTGTGGGTGCAGCCTGGGCCTCAGGAATTGGAATAACCGTATCGTTCCTCATCGGTTTCTACCTGCTTCTCACCGGCCGGCTCGTGCTCCACCTGAGGCCCAGCTGGAGGCTTGACCTACCCCTTATTGAGAGGATCGTGAGGATCGGAATCCCCGCCCTGGTGGAGCGCGGTCTCTTCAGCTTCTACAACTTCCTGTACATGACGATAGTCACGAGGTTTGGAAGCATAGCCCTCAGCGCCCACCAGATAGGCCTGAGGATAGAGAGCATCGCCTACATGCCGGCTTTCGGCTTCAACGTGGCTTCCTCAGCTCTCGTCGGCCAGAGTCTCGGCGCAAAAAGGCCAGATTTGGCTGAAAAAACTGTGAAGGAAGCCCTCAAAATGATAACGGCCTTCATGAGCGTTATGGCGGTGGTTCTCATACTCTTCCCGCGCTACCTCGTCATGCCCTTCCTCAACCCGAACGATCCGCACTACGGCGAGGTTCTGAGGCTGGCGAGCATATACCTCATAATAGTTGGGATAAGTGAGATTCCCCTCGGGTGGGTCTTCGTTCTCAGCGGGGCTTTGAGGGGTGCCGGAGACACCAAAAGCCCGATGTACGTTACGGCCGTCAGCAAGCTGTTCTTCAGGATCCTCCCGGCTTACCTCCTCGGCTTCGGCTTCGAGATCCCGGCCTTCAGGGTTCTCGGCTTTACCTTCCCGGGCTTTACCTTCGAGGGGCTGGGCGTCATAGCGGCGTGGATAGCTATGAGCCTCGAAACCTTCACGAGCGCCGCGATGTACTGGTGGATATTCAGAAGGGGGCGCTGGAAGTACGTCAAGGTCTGA
- a CDS encoding translation initiation factor IF-5A, with amino-acid sequence MGDKTKVQVSKLKPGRYIIIDGEPCRIVNITVSSPGKHGSAKARIEAVGIFDRKVRSIVKPTSAEVDVPIIDKRVGQVIAITPDTVQIMDMETYELYDVPIETGVEDEVKDQLKEGITVEYWETLGRIQIKKVRGE; translated from the coding sequence ATGGGAGACAAGACCAAGGTTCAGGTCAGCAAGCTCAAGCCCGGAAGGTACATAATCATCGACGGCGAGCCCTGCAGGATCGTGAACATAACCGTTTCCTCGCCAGGAAAGCACGGCTCCGCCAAGGCCAGGATTGAGGCCGTTGGAATCTTCGACAGAAAGGTCAGGAGCATCGTTAAGCCGACCAGCGCGGAAGTTGACGTTCCGATTATCGACAAGCGCGTCGGCCAGGTCATAGCGATAACCCCGGACACGGTCCAGATTATGGACATGGAGACCTACGAGCTCTACGACGTCCCGATCGAGACCGGCGTCGAGGACGAGGTCAAGGACCAGCTCAAGGAAGGAATCACCGTCGAGTACTGGGAGACCCTCGGCAGGATCCAGATTAAGAAGGTCAGGGGCGAGTGA
- a CDS encoding sodium-dependent transporter: protein MRKMSTLMALLITGYILGVLNFLLMPKYYIAFGLKGFVLSLLALGVGLILIYGELEATRKTRYLIHEFMVKVSRLPAITIVLLMFLMLFGAINLYYSGFALLKLLNLGTTALIGILLVVIALIWLFLIILRSRSVEFIGALAVLFIIFAFVSLFLMREQVYSFVKSEAALNYLNSYRHAVLSFDHSLTAKGTITMLITVLLSLGLGAGVYYVLGSFAPSELDFRKLLGVVLLLQILLSFAAAFTTVYAIGAAYQSYENNQIKYKQIHEELGKVFANPNLTAEEAMKKYNQLQEVLKGIDQTLSNFQKVRRYASFSDENPIRAIETFYLIPDIIRESGISGSSAIIFLLMGSLFLAGFTTLIVLVEIGAQISAETFQMKRNTSVSFVSGAILVLSAAMMVSGIKVLFLGALLGVGGLIIALEGVPLLIGVSPVDRRLIGVGVLASVVIGLMALKTMLSFPSSYVKLGILVGLLLFLPVLFNNYLLAGSRRGR from the coding sequence ATGAGAAAGATGTCAACCCTGATGGCCCTCTTAATAACTGGATACATTTTGGGGGTGCTGAACTTCCTGCTGATGCCGAAGTACTACATCGCCTTCGGTCTCAAGGGCTTCGTTCTGTCGCTCCTGGCACTGGGCGTTGGGTTGATCCTGATCTACGGCGAGCTTGAGGCAACGAGGAAGACGCGCTATCTCATCCACGAGTTCATGGTGAAGGTCTCGCGGCTCCCGGCGATAACGATAGTCCTGCTGATGTTTCTGATGCTCTTCGGTGCAATAAACCTCTACTACTCCGGTTTCGCCCTTCTGAAGCTCCTCAACCTCGGAACCACGGCCCTCATCGGGATCCTCCTGGTGGTTATAGCACTGATCTGGCTGTTCCTGATAATACTGAGGAGCCGCTCCGTTGAGTTCATCGGGGCCCTCGCTGTTCTGTTTATAATATTCGCCTTTGTCTCGCTCTTCCTGATGAGGGAGCAGGTTTACAGTTTCGTCAAGAGCGAGGCCGCTCTCAACTACCTCAACTCCTACAGGCACGCGGTTTTGTCCTTCGACCACTCCCTCACGGCCAAGGGCACGATAACCATGCTGATAACCGTTCTGCTGAGCCTCGGTCTCGGAGCGGGAGTTTACTACGTCCTCGGAAGCTTTGCCCCCTCTGAGCTGGACTTCCGGAAACTCCTCGGTGTCGTTCTGCTCCTCCAGATACTTCTGAGCTTTGCGGCCGCATTCACGACGGTTTACGCGATTGGGGCGGCCTACCAGAGTTACGAAAACAACCAGATCAAGTACAAGCAGATCCACGAGGAACTCGGTAAGGTCTTCGCCAACCCCAACCTCACGGCGGAGGAGGCGATGAAGAAGTACAACCAGCTCCAGGAGGTTTTAAAGGGCATTGACCAGACGCTCAGCAACTTCCAGAAGGTGAGGAGGTACGCGAGTTTCAGCGATGAGAACCCCATAAGGGCAATCGAGACATTCTACCTCATCCCCGACATAATCCGCGAGAGCGGAATAAGCGGAAGCTCGGCGATAATATTCCTCCTCATGGGCTCGCTCTTCCTCGCAGGGTTCACAACGCTCATAGTGCTCGTCGAGATAGGCGCCCAGATCTCGGCTGAGACTTTCCAGATGAAGAGGAACACGAGCGTCTCCTTCGTCAGCGGGGCGATTCTAGTTCTCTCCGCCGCGATGATGGTGAGCGGGATCAAGGTGCTCTTCCTAGGGGCTCTCCTGGGCGTTGGCGGGCTGATAATAGCCCTCGAAGGCGTGCCCCTGTTGATCGGTGTGTCCCCCGTCGACAGGAGGCTCATAGGAGTTGGAGTGCTGGCCTCGGTGGTTATAGGCCTGATGGCCCTGAAAACGATGCTGAGCTTCCCGAGCTCCTACGTGAAGCTGGGCATACTGGTTGGCCTGCTCCTCTTCCTGCCGGTTCTCTTCAACAACTACCTGCTGGCGGGCTCCAGGAGGGGCCGCTGA
- a CDS encoding metallophosphoesterase — protein sequence MLAVAVTDIHGDSRVTRELARRIEAMERKPDAILIAGDVTNFGTAGIAEKVLKPLLGLGIRVVAVHGNCDGRDVPEYLESLGISAHDRRIEIEGIGLVGIGGSNVTPFHTIWELSEEEIEAILRRNYRPGDIILSHAPPYGTKVDLTRSGLHVGSKALRKFIEENQPPIVITGHIHEARGVDRIGGTIVVNPGPLFRGYYAVVDLEKPRVSLLSL from the coding sequence ATGCTCGCGGTGGCCGTAACCGACATACACGGGGATTCAAGGGTCACGAGAGAGCTCGCCCGCAGAATAGAGGCCATGGAGAGGAAACCGGACGCGATACTCATAGCCGGGGACGTGACCAACTTCGGCACAGCCGGCATCGCGGAGAAGGTTCTAAAACCCCTGCTCGGGCTGGGAATAAGGGTAGTGGCCGTTCACGGCAACTGCGACGGCAGGGACGTTCCGGAGTACCTTGAAAGTCTGGGAATAAGTGCGCACGACAGGAGGATCGAGATTGAGGGGATCGGGCTGGTCGGGATTGGGGGCTCGAACGTGACGCCATTCCACACGATATGGGAGCTGAGCGAGGAGGAGATCGAGGCGATCCTGCGGAGGAACTACCGCCCGGGGGACATAATCCTCTCCCACGCTCCGCCCTACGGAACCAAAGTGGACTTGACCCGCTCCGGCCTCCACGTCGGAAGTAAAGCTTTGAGAAAGTTCATCGAGGAAAACCAGCCCCCCATAGTGATCACAGGCCACATCCACGAGGCGAGGGGGGTTGACAGAATAGGCGGGACCATCGTTGTGAACCCCGGGCCGCTGTTCAGGGGCTACTATGCGGTCGTAGATCTCGAAAAGCCCAGGGTGAGCCTGCTTAGCCTTTAG
- a CDS encoding MATE family efflux transporter, with product MERGKVQRMREEILNGPIEKTLLRLAYPLIVSNLVQVLYNITDTFWLGKIGRAALAAPGTSWPIIGTLMALGMGFAMAGFALVGQYIGAGRYEKANRSAGALYSLMLIFSTLTAMVSLAVLPYALRFMKVTPNVYPYAKVYATVVFAGVPLSFSFMAFSALMRAAGDTKTPVKVSMLTVFMNIILDPIFIFLLGLGVEGAAIATVLSNGTGALIGLRLLTSGKAGLHLTREALKPDFEFYSRIFRVGLPSAVGQSANNFGFVVLTRIIYGYGDVVYAAYTITTRLVNFITSISRGISMAMGTMIAQNVGAENYERAKRIAERTMVVNFLIASSAILIIGIFRVPVFKVFLNDPAVIAQSEYVLKYFLISVPFFNGIFVVVTRTFSSAGTQESMILSMLALG from the coding sequence ATGGAGCGGGGAAAGGTTCAGCGAATGCGCGAGGAGATACTCAACGGCCCCATAGAGAAAACGCTTCTCCGCTTAGCTTATCCTCTCATAGTGAGCAACCTCGTGCAGGTCCTCTACAACATAACCGACACCTTCTGGCTAGGCAAAATAGGACGTGCAGCGCTCGCGGCCCCTGGAACGAGCTGGCCGATAATAGGAACGCTCATGGCCCTCGGCATGGGGTTTGCAATGGCAGGCTTTGCCCTGGTCGGCCAGTACATAGGGGCCGGACGCTACGAAAAGGCCAACCGCTCGGCTGGAGCGCTCTACTCCCTCATGCTGATCTTCTCCACGCTTACTGCTATGGTAAGCCTCGCAGTCCTTCCCTACGCGCTCCGCTTCATGAAGGTAACTCCCAACGTTTACCCCTACGCAAAGGTCTACGCCACCGTCGTCTTTGCAGGGGTTCCTTTATCGTTCTCCTTCATGGCCTTCTCAGCGCTCATGAGGGCCGCGGGGGATACAAAAACGCCCGTCAAGGTCAGCATGCTGACGGTTTTCATGAACATAATCCTGGACCCCATTTTCATATTCCTCCTCGGTCTGGGAGTTGAGGGAGCCGCCATAGCGACTGTTCTGTCCAACGGGACCGGTGCTCTAATAGGCCTAAGGCTGCTTACCAGCGGGAAAGCCGGCCTTCACCTCACTCGCGAGGCTCTGAAACCGGATTTCGAGTTCTACTCCAGGATATTCCGGGTTGGCCTGCCCTCGGCCGTCGGCCAGTCCGCCAACAACTTCGGTTTCGTCGTTCTAACAAGGATAATCTACGGTTACGGCGACGTCGTCTACGCTGCTTACACCATAACCACCCGCCTCGTCAACTTCATAACCAGCATCTCCCGCGGGATAAGCATGGCCATGGGAACGATGATAGCCCAGAACGTCGGTGCCGAGAACTACGAAAGGGCCAAGAGGATCGCGGAGAGGACTATGGTGGTCAACTTCCTCATAGCCTCTTCAGCTATTCTCATAATCGGGATCTTTCGGGTGCCCGTCTTCAAGGTGTTCCTGAACGATCCCGCGGTCATAGCCCAGAGCGAGTACGTGCTCAAGTACTTTCTCATCTCGGTTCCCTTCTTCAACGGAATTTTCGTAGTCGTGACGAGAACCTTCAGCTCCGCGGGCACACAAGAGAGCATGATCCTCAGCATGCTCGCTCTGGGTTGA
- a CDS encoding MATE family efflux transporter, protein MKRVEAMREQILKGPVVKTLILLAYPLIINQLVQVLYNLTDTFWLGKLGREELAAPGTAWPLVWFFMAMGMGFATAGFAFVSQYVGAGNYEKANRSAGALYSLMLIFAAGVGVFGILSAPYLLRFMNVSETIYPYALAYTRVIFGGIPFAFTLFAFNFLLRAIGDTKTPVKINIGTVLLNLILDPFFIFGIGPFPRLGVVGAAVATMLSNSLGSLVGGYLLFTGRVGIHLTLENLKPDPEFYKRIFRVGLPSSVGSSTTALGFVILARIIFTIGGLYGQSHGIKDFQDVAFSTYSITNRLTNFMFAFSDGISMAMGTMVGQTVGAKLYDRAKEIAEKTMAINFTILGVGTLLFALFRVQIFRFFINDPAIIAESAKVVKYFSASLPFFGIFSAVNNVFQSSGHTKKSMILGLIRLWALRLPLSYGLGVLTRDTAGLWLGMGLSNVLGAVVALAWFLRGSWMKRIIEE, encoded by the coding sequence ATGAAGCGAGTCGAGGCAATGCGCGAGCAGATCCTCAAGGGACCCGTTGTAAAGACGCTCATCCTGTTAGCATACCCGTTAATCATAAACCAGCTTGTGCAGGTCCTCTACAACCTCACAGATACCTTCTGGCTCGGAAAGCTCGGCAGGGAGGAGTTGGCGGCGCCGGGAACTGCCTGGCCCCTCGTCTGGTTCTTCATGGCAATGGGAATGGGGTTCGCAACGGCTGGCTTCGCCTTCGTGAGCCAGTATGTCGGCGCTGGAAACTACGAGAAGGCCAACCGCTCGGCTGGAGCGCTCTACTCCCTCATGCTGATATTCGCGGCGGGAGTTGGAGTCTTTGGAATCCTTTCGGCGCCTTATCTGCTGAGGTTTATGAACGTGAGCGAGACCATCTATCCCTACGCACTCGCCTACACGCGCGTTATCTTTGGCGGCATACCCTTTGCCTTCACGCTGTTCGCCTTCAACTTCCTCCTGAGGGCGATAGGCGACACTAAGACACCGGTTAAGATAAACATCGGCACGGTTCTCCTGAACCTGATCCTGGACCCGTTCTTCATCTTTGGCATCGGCCCGTTTCCAAGGCTCGGCGTCGTCGGCGCGGCCGTCGCGACCATGCTCTCCAACAGCCTCGGCTCCCTGGTCGGCGGCTATCTACTCTTCACGGGCAGGGTGGGTATACATCTAACCCTTGAGAACCTAAAACCGGACCCCGAATTTTACAAGCGCATCTTCCGCGTCGGCCTGCCCTCCAGCGTGGGCTCCTCGACGACCGCCCTGGGTTTTGTAATCCTCGCCAGGATAATCTTCACGATTGGAGGGCTTTACGGCCAGAGCCACGGCATAAAGGACTTTCAGGACGTTGCTTTTTCAACCTACAGCATAACCAACAGGCTAACCAACTTCATGTTCGCCTTTTCCGACGGGATAAGCATGGCCATGGGAACCATGGTGGGCCAAACGGTCGGCGCGAAACTCTACGACAGGGCGAAGGAGATAGCGGAGAAGACGATGGCGATAAACTTCACGATCCTTGGCGTTGGAACGCTCCTCTTCGCCCTTTTCCGCGTCCAGATCTTCAGGTTCTTCATAAACGATCCCGCGATAATAGCCGAGAGCGCGAAGGTCGTCAAGTACTTCTCCGCCTCGCTCCCCTTCTTCGGAATATTCTCAGCGGTCAACAACGTCTTCCAGAGCTCGGGCCACACGAAGAAGAGCATGATACTCGGGTTGATCCGTCTGTGGGCCCTCAGGCTCCCCCTCAGCTACGGTCTCGGCGTCTTAACGAGGGATACCGCTGGGCTGTGGCTCGGTATGGGCCTGAGCAACGTCCTCGGCGCTGTTGTTGCCCTCGCCTGGTTTCTGAGGGGAAGCTGGATGAAGAGGATAATAGAGGAGTAA
- a CDS encoding type II toxin-antitoxin system VapC family toxin, with translation MRFIDANVFLYALLKPKPNLPEEVIEKKKRAMEILRQIENGEEVATTVVHLSEVANIIEAKVNLSTAIDFIEELLTAENVRVLSATAEDYIKATIVASEKRVSINDALAYLKMIELDIGEIYTFDRHFLNLNVRVLP, from the coding sequence ATGAGGTTCATAGACGCAAACGTCTTCCTGTACGCCCTGCTAAAGCCAAAGCCGAACCTACCGGAAGAAGTCATTGAAAAGAAGAAGCGGGCAATGGAAATCCTGAGACAGATTGAAAACGGGGAGGAAGTTGCAACAACCGTTGTGCACCTAAGTGAGGTCGCCAACATAATCGAAGCCAAGGTGAATCTCTCCACGGCGATAGATTTCATTGAAGAACTCTTAACGGCCGAAAACGTTCGGGTTCTTTCGGCCACCGCAGAGGACTACATTAAGGCAACCATCGTTGCGTCTGAGAAAAGAGTGAGTATAAACGATGCCCTCGCATACCTGAAGATGATTGAACTTGACATTGGCGAAATCTACACGTTTGACAGGCATTTCTTGAATCTCAACGTTCGCGTTCTTCCATAG
- a CDS encoding AbrB/MazE/SpoVT family DNA-binding domain-containing protein, protein MSSVEVKKIDSQGRLVIPKSWRERWGNEVILIELDDRIEIIPRKRPRLSRFFDIIDADVKGEDIEKELLESPY, encoded by the coding sequence ATGTCCTCTGTGGAAGTTAAGAAAATCGACTCCCAGGGAAGGCTCGTTATACCAAAGTCGTGGCGCGAGAGGTGGGGGAACGAAGTTATTCTCATAGAGCTCGACGACCGGATAGAGATAATCCCCCGAAAACGACCGCGACTCTCAAGGTTCTTTGACATAATCGATGCAGATGTTAAAGGGGAGGACATCGAAAAAGAACTGCTTGAAAGTCCCTACTGA